A window of the Juglans microcarpa x Juglans regia isolate MS1-56 chromosome 5D, Jm3101_v1.0, whole genome shotgun sequence genome harbors these coding sequences:
- the LOC121266224 gene encoding protein LURP-one-related 8, giving the protein MTRVYPSNVAERLETTTTSSSPARSNDSAAILTVWKKSLLFNCNGFTVFDGKGNLVFRVDNYVAGNKGEIVLMDATGKPMLTIRRKIRLSLGDNWLVYDGESAVNPLFLARKNVNILNTRYLASVSLGTGGSGSSSLSSLSSSGDGKNVLYEIEGCFAQRCCVVLDKKRRRVAEIKPKEPVGEVAFGLDVFRLIVQPEIDAPLAMALVIILDQMFGSSRRLMSK; this is encoded by the exons ATGACAAGAGTATACCCCAGCAACGTAGCCGAGAGGCTCgaaaccaccaccacctcatCGTCTCCCGCCAGAAGCAACGACAGCGCGGCAATTCTAACGGTTTGGAAGAAGTCTCTACTGTTCAACTGTAATGGATTTACGGTATTTGACGGCAAGGGAAATCTGGTTTTTAGAGTAGATAACTATGTGGCAGGTAATAAGGGCGAGATCGTTCTCATGGATGCTACCGGCAAACCCATGCTTACCATCCGCCGCAAG ATCAGGTTGAGCCTAGGAGACAACTGGCTGGTGTATGATGGAGAGTCGGCAGTCAATCCTCTATTTCTGGCAAGGAAGAACGTGAATATCCTCAACACTAGGTACTTGGCTAGCGTCAGTTTAGGAACTGGTGGGAGTGGCTCATCATCATTGTCCTCGTTATCGAGCAGCGGCGACGGCAAGAACGTGCTTTATGAGATCGAGGGTTGTTTTGCACAAAGATGCTGCGTGGTGTTGGACAAAAAGAGGAGACGGGTAGCGGAGATCAAGCCGAAGGAGCCAGTGGGAGAAGTAGCCTTTGGACTGGATGTGTTCCGCCTTATCGTACAGCCCGAAATCGACGCACCGCTCGCTATGGCACTTGTCATCATTCTCGATCAGATGTTCGGATCTTCTAGACGCCTAATGTCCAAATAA